A single region of the Zonotrichia albicollis isolate bZonAlb1 chromosome 16, bZonAlb1.hap1, whole genome shotgun sequence genome encodes:
- the LOC102069637 gene encoding ATP-sensitive inward rectifier potassium channel 12, protein MTTGRVNPYSIVSSEEDGLRLTTMPGINGFGNGKIHTRRKCRNRFVKKNGQCNVEFTNMDDKPQRYIADMFTTCVDIRWRYMLLLFSLAFLVSWLLFGLIFWLIALIHGDLENPGGDDTFKPCVLQVNGFVAAFLFSIETQTTIGYGFRCVTEECPLAVFMVVVQSIVGCIIDSFMIGAIMAKMARPKKRAQTLLFSHNAVVAMRDGKLCLMWRVGNLRKSHIVEAHVRAQLIKPRITEEGEYIPLDQIDIDVGFDKGLDRIFLVSPITILHEINEDSPLFGISRQDLETDDFEIVVILEGMVEATAMTTQARSSYLASEILWGHRFEPVLFEEKNQYKVDYSHFHKTYEVPSTPRCSAKDLVENKFLLPSTNSFCYENELAFMSRDEEEEDDDSRGLEDLSPDNRHEFDRLQATIALDQRSYRRESEI, encoded by the coding sequence ATGACAACGGGCAGAGTCAACCCTTACAGCATCGTGTCCTCCGAGGAAGACGGGCTGAGGTTGACCACCATGCCAGGTATCAACGGCTTTGGCAATGGGAAAATCCACACCAGGAGGAAATGCAGGAACAGGTTTGTAAAGAAGAATGGTCAGTGCAACGTGGAGTTCACCAACATGGATGACAAGCCACAGAGGTACATTGCAGACATGTTCACCACGTGCGTTGACATCCGCTGGAGGTATATGCTcttgctcttttccctggcatttcTGGTGTCCTGGTTATTGTTTGGGCTGATTTTCTGGCTAATTGCACTCATTCATGGAGACCTAGAAAACCCAGGTGGAGATGATACTTTCAAGCCTTGCGTTCTGCAGGTCAATGGCTTTGTGGCTGCTTTTCTGTTCTCCATCGAGACCCAAACGACGATTGGGTACGGCTTCCGCTGCGTGACCGAGGAGTGTCCGCTCGCCGTCTTCATGGTGGTGGTTCAGTCCATCGTGGGCTGCATAATCGACTCTTTCATGATTGGTGCAATAATGGCAAAAATGGCCAGGCCCAAAAAACGGGCCCAGACATTACTTTTCAGCCATAACGCAGTAGTGGCGATGAGAGATGGAAAACTCTGCCTGATGTGGAGAGTTGGGAACCTACGGAAAAGCCACATAGTAGAAGCCCACGTACGAGCTCAGCTAATTAAGCCCAGGATCACAGAGGAAGGGGAGTACATCCCACTCGACCAAATAGACATTGACGTGGGCTTTGATAAAGGCTTGGACCGTATTTTCTTGGTGTCTCCCATCACCATTCTCCACGAGATCAACGAGGACAGCCCCTTGTTCGGGATCAGCCGCCAGGACTTGGAGACAGATGACTTTGAGATCGTCGTCATCCTGGAGGGCATGGTGGAAGCCACAGCCATGACGACGCAAGCTCGGAGCTCCTACCTGGCCAGTGAGATACTGTGGGGCCACCGCTTCGAGCCCGTCTTGTTCGAGGAGAAAAACCAGTACAAAGTAGACTATTCCCACTTCCACAAAACCTACGAGGTCCCGTCCACACCCCGCTGCAGCGCCAAGGACTTGGTGGAGAACAAattcctgctgcccagcaccAACTCCTTCTGCTACGAGAACGAGCTGGCCTTCATGAGCCGcgatgaggaagaggaagacgACGACAGTCGGGGTCTGGAGGACCTCAGCCCAGACAACAGGCACGAGTTTGACAGGCTTCAAGCCACAATAGCGTTGGATCAGCGGTCGTACAGGAGGGAGTCAGAAATATGA